From a region of the Hemibagrus wyckioides isolate EC202008001 linkage group LG14, SWU_Hwy_1.0, whole genome shotgun sequence genome:
- the nr2e3 gene encoding photoreceptor-specific nuclear receptor — translation MEDPNVKISMMPSTSPTDSSRSSCTEETQGGKSPAPGKSLSQGLLCKVCADTSSGKHYGIYACNGCSGFFKRSVRRRLIYRCQAGTGMCPVDKAHRNQCQACRLKKCLQAGMNKDAVQNERQPRSTAQVRLDTLDIDTEKEHLATTREPTSSSSTCSVISRPLLGSSISSSINSSGPSQHSSSPKNSHRFMASLMTAETCTKLEPEDVDENIDVTSNEPETSSPESNTTLYPYSGPESIYETSARLLFMSVKWAKNLPVFSHLPFRDQVILLEEAWSELFLLCAIQWSLPLESCPLLSLPELSPPSQGKSSPCASDLRLLQELFSRFKALQVDPTEFACLKAIVLFKPETSGLKDPEQVENLQDQSQVMLAQHIHTLYSSQAARFGRLLLLLPSLHFVSSERIELLFFHRTIGNTPMEKLLCDMFKN, via the exons ATGGAGGATCCCAACGTGAAGATCTCCATGATGCCATCCACATCCCCCACAGATTCCTCAAGGAGCAGCTGCACAGAGGAGACCCAGGGAG GTAAAAGTCCAGCTCCGGGTAAGAGTCTGAGTCAAGGCCTGCTATGTAAGGTGTGTGCAGATACTAGCAGTGGAAAACACTATGGGATCTACGCCTGCAATGGCTGCAGCGGCTTCTTCAAGCGCAGTGTGAGGCGCAGATTGATCTACAG GTGCCAAGCTGGTACAGGTATGTGTCCAGTAGATAAAGCCCATCGTAACCAGTGCCAGGCGTGTCGCCTAAAGAAATGCCTTCAGGCTGGCATGAACAAAGATG CTGTTCAGAATGAGAGACAGCCGCGAAGCACAGCTCAGGTCAGGTTAGACACCTTAGATATAGATACAGAGAAGGAACACCTAGCCACTACCAGGGAGCCAACATCCTCCTCGTCCACTTGTTCTGTGATAAGCAGACCTTTACTGGGCTCCTCCATTAGTTCCAGTATCAACTCCAGTGGCCCCAGCCAGCACAGCAGCAGCCCAAAGAACAGCCACCGCTTCATGGCCAGCCTGATGACAGCTGAGACATGCACCAAGCTTGAGCCTGAGGATG TGGATGAGAATATTGATGTAACGAGTAACGAGCCGGAGACGAGCTCTCCGGAGAGCAACACGACTCTCTATCCCTATTCTGGCCCCGAGAGCATATATGAGACCTCCGCTCGTCTACTCTTCATGTCCGTCAAATGGGCAAAGAACTTGCCGGTCTTCTCCCACCTGCCATTCAGGGACCAG GTGATATTGCTAGAGGAGGCATGGAGTGAGCTGTTCCTCCTCTGTGCCATCCAGTGGTCCTTGCCACTGGAAAGTTGCCCCCTGCTTTCTCTACCTGAGCTATCTCCTCCCTCACAGGGTAAAAGCAGCCCCTGTGCCTCTGACCTGCGCCTCCTGCAGGAGCTCTTCAGCCGCTTCAAGGCTCTACAGGTGGACCCTACTGAGTTCGCCTGCCTGAAAGCAATAGTTCTCTTCAAGCCTG AGACAAGTGGCCTGAAAGATCCAGAACAGGTTGAGAATCTACAAGACCAGTCTCAAGTCATGCTTGCTCAGCATATTCACACCCTCTACTCCAGTCAAGCAGcaag GTTTGGGAGGCTGCTGTTGCTCCTTCCCTCTTTACACTTTGTGAGTTCCGAGAGGATCGAATTGCTCTTCTTCCACAGAACTATTGGAAACACACCCATGGAGAAGTTGCTCTGCGACATGTTTAAGAACTGA